A DNA window from Acidobacteriota bacterium contains the following coding sequences:
- a CDS encoding VOC family protein, translating to MKRVTGIGGIFFKAKDAPALQAWYKRHLAIDVQAWGGTAFTWTDSDGKPTGGTTVWSVGPEEGDQFAPSEAPFMINYRVEDLHAVVTALRAEGCNVLDKIDESEYGKFAWVIDPEGNKVELWQPPAGQ from the coding sequence ATGAAGCGAGTGACTGGCATCGGCGGAATCTTCTTCAAGGCCAAGGACGCACCTGCGCTGCAGGCCTGGTACAAGCGTCATCTCGCCATCGATGTCCAGGCGTGGGGCGGTACCGCGTTCACCTGGACCGACTCGGATGGCAAGCCCACGGGCGGAACGACCGTCTGGTCCGTTGGTCCGGAGGAAGGCGACCAATTCGCTCCAAGCGAAGCCCCGTTCATGATCAACTACCGCGTTGAAGACCTTCACGCTGTGGTTACGGCGCTCAGGGCGGAAGGCTGCAACGTCCTCGACAAGATTGATGAATCTGAATACGGCAAGTTTGCCTGGGTCATCGATCCTGAGGGGAACAAGGTCGAATTGTGGCAACCCCCTGCCGGTCAATGA